In Micromonospora cremea, the genomic window GCTGCTGGACGTGGCGAACGTGCACGCCAACGCCCGCAACCGGGGCACCGACCCGCTCGCGCTACTGGACCGGCTGCCCCTGGACCGGGTCGGATACGTGCACGTGGCCGGGGGCGCGGAGCACGGCGGCTTCTACCACGACACGCACACCGACCCGGTGCCACCGGCGGTGCTGGAGCTGGTCGGCGCGCTCTGCGCCCGGCGGCGACCGCCGGCGCTGCTGCTCGAGCGCGACGGCGACTACCCGCCGGCGGACCAGCTCCGCGCCGAGCTGGACGCCCTGGCCGCTGCCGCGAGCTTCCCGACCGTGACATGACCGGCGCGTCGAGGCCCACCGGCGACGGACCGCTCGACGCCGGCGACCGGACCACCGGCGGGCTCGCCCAACGGCAGGCGGAGCTGGTCGCTGCGCTGGTCGCCGGAGGGCCGCCGCCGGCCGGGTTCGCACCGGCGCCGTTGGCCGCCACCCGGGCGGCGCTGCTGCGCAAGCGGGCCGGCGAGGTGGCCCGGCACTGGCCTCTGCTCGCCGCCGGTCTCGGCGCCGGCTGGCCGTCGACCTTCGCCGGCTGGGCCGCCAACCGCCCCACCGTCGGGTCGCTGCGCGACGGCTGGGACCTGGCCCGGGCACTCCGCGAACGGGGCGCGCTGCCCCCGGCCGGCGCGGAGGAGCTGGCCGCCCGGGAGGCGGGCCTGCGCTACGACGGGCGCGGGGCGCCGCGGCCGCGTCGGCTGCCGGCGGTGGCCCGCGCCGGCGGCGCCGTCGCGGTGCAGATCGCCGGCCGGGTATGCCTGCTGCGCCCCGCCCCGCGTCCACCGGCGGCGCAGCCCGCTGGTGGCGACGGCGTACCGGATGCGGCAGGATCGGCGGCATGGATCTCGGACTGACCGACCGGGTGTACGTCCTCACCGGCGCCTCCCGTGGCCTGGGTTACGCGACGGCGCAGTGCCTGGTCGCCGACGGAGCCCGGGTGGTGCTCGCGGCCCGGGACGCCGACGCGGTGGCCGCCGCCGCCGAACGGCTGGGCGGGCCGGAGCGGGCGGTCGGCCTGGCCGCGGACCTCGCCGACCCGCAGACCCCCGGGCAGCTCATCAAGACGGCCCGCGAGCACTTCGGTCGACTCGACGGCGCACTGATCTCGGTCGGCGGCCCGCCCGCGGGCAACGCCGCGTCGATCAGCGACGAGCAGTGGCGAGACTCCTTCGAGACGGTCTTCCTGGGCACCGTGCGCGCGGTACGCACGATCGCCGGCGCGCTGCCCGAGGGCGGCGCGATCGGGCTGGTGCTCTCCACCTCGGCCCGCGGCCCGGTGCCCGGCCTCGGCATCTCCAACGGCCTGCGGCCCGGTCTGGTCGGTGTCGCCAAGGACATCGCCGACGACTACGGCCCGCGCGGCGTGCGGGTGGTCGGCCTGCTGCCCGGCCGGATCCTGACCGACCGCAACCGGCAGCTGTTCGCCGCCACCGGTGACCCGGAGCGGGCCCGCGTCGAGGCGGAGGCCGCCATCCCGCTGCGGCGTATCGGCGACCCGGCCGAGTTCGGTCGCGTGGCCGCGTTCGTGCTCTCCCCCGCCGCGAGCTACCTGACCGGCCTCACCGTGCCGGTCGACGGTGGCGCGCTGCGCGGGCTGTGACACCCGATCCGGTCCGGCGAGCCAGCAATCCGACCGGGCACCCCCGACCGACCCTGGCGGAGCTGGCCGCCGCCGCGGACCGGACCATCCCCGACGTTCTCGCGCCGGGGTTGGCGGTGCTCTTCGTCGGCATCAATCCCGGCCTCTGGTCGGCCGCCACCGGCTGGCACTTCGCCCGACCCGGCAACCGGTTCTGGCCCGCGCTGCACCGGGGAGGATTCACCCCTCGCCTGCTGCACCCGAGCGAGCAGGACGAGCTGCCCGCCCTCGGCCTCGGCATCACCAACATGGCCGCCCGGGCCAGCGCCCGCGCCGACGAGCTGACCACCGAGGAGCTTCTCGACGGGGCCCGACTGCTCACCGCCACGGTCGCCCGGTACCGGCCGCGCTGGGTGGCGGTGGTGGGTGTGACGGCGTACCGGATCGGGTTCGGCCGGCCGAAGGCCACCTTCGGGCCGCAGCCGGAGTCGCTGGCCGGGGCGCGGCTGTGGGTACTGCCCAACCCGAGCGGGCTGAACGCGCACTTCACGCCGGCGACCCTGGGCGCCGCGTTCGCCGAGTTGCGCCTGGCGACCGGCCTGCCGGACCGCCGCCCGGGCTGACCCGGTGCGCCGCCCGGTTGGTCAGTTCGCCACAGCGGGCGGCAGCGCCTCGTCGGCGACGTAGGTGCCCAACGGCATGATCACCGGCTCGGGCCCGGTCGCGTCGACGTACGGGGTGGGCGAGTCGGCGACCGCGAACTGGGTCCGGTACAGCTCGGCGTAGAGCCCGCCGACCGCGACCAGCTCCTCGTGCCGCCCACGCTCGACGATCCGTCCGCCGTCCAGGACCAGGATCTGGTCGGCGTCGCGGACGGTGGAGAGCCGGTGCGCGATCACCAGTGCGGTCCGCCCGGCCAGCGCCACCGACAGCGCCCGCTGCACCGCCGCCTCGCTCTCCGAATCCAGGTGCGCCGTCGCCTCGTCGAGGATCACGATCGACGGGGCCTTGAGCAGCAGCCGGGCGATCGCGATGCGCTGCTTCTCGCCGCCGGAGAACCGGTAGCCGCGCTCCCCCACGGTGGTGTCCAGCCCATCGGGCAGCGACCGGACCAGGTCGGCGACCTGGGCGCCGGCCAGCGCGGCCCAGATCTCGTCGTCGGTGGCGTCCGGCTTGGCGTAGCGCAGGTTCTCGGCGATCGTCTCGTGGAACAGGTGCGAATCCTGGGTGACGACACCGATCTCGTCGCGCAGGGAGGCGAGCGTCGCGTCGCGCAC contains:
- a CDS encoding SDR family oxidoreductase, whose amino-acid sequence is MDLGLTDRVYVLTGASRGLGYATAQCLVADGARVVLAARDADAVAAAAERLGGPERAVGLAADLADPQTPGQLIKTAREHFGRLDGALISVGGPPAGNAASISDEQWRDSFETVFLGTVRAVRTIAGALPEGGAIGLVLSTSARGPVPGLGISNGLRPGLVGVAKDIADDYGPRGVRVVGLLPGRILTDRNRQLFAATGDPERARVEAEAAIPLRRIGDPAEFGRVAAFVLSPAASYLTGLTVPVDGGALRGL
- the mug gene encoding G/U mismatch-specific DNA glycosylase, which encodes MTPDPVRRASNPTGHPRPTLAELAAAADRTIPDVLAPGLAVLFVGINPGLWSAATGWHFARPGNRFWPALHRGGFTPRLLHPSEQDELPALGLGITNMAARASARADELTTEELLDGARLLTATVARYRPRWVAVVGVTAYRIGFGRPKATFGPQPESLAGARLWVLPNPSGLNAHFTPATLGAAFAELRLATGLPDRRPG